The following proteins are co-located in the Fusarium verticillioides 7600 chromosome 7, whole genome shotgun sequence genome:
- a CDS encoding vesicle transport through interaction with t-SNAREs 1, whose protein sequence is MSNPLDTDAGSELFTSYEAEFKLIQADLNQKLDQIPELAGEPRKAAISQAERALEELDEQLSAMRLEKQNIPTSSRTKVNQRFRNYESDTDAARRKLTTLSSDRSALFGSRYTDDPAGSSDIHMEQRQQLLSGTDRLDRSTQRLKASQALANETEAIGAGTLADLNRQRETIEHTRGIMLESEGYVDRSVKTLRGMARRMATNRIITISIITVLVILIIAVIFSKFR, encoded by the exons ATGTCGAACCCTCTCGATACCGATGCTGGCTCTGAGCTCTTCACCTCATACGAGGCTGAATTCAAGCTCATCCAAGCAGACCTGAACCAAAAGCTGGACCAGATCCCTGAATTAGCCGGTGAGCCTCGAAAGGCCGCTATCAGCCAAGCCGAGCGGGCGctggaggaacttgatgagcAG CTCAGCGCAATGCGCCTTGAAAAGCAAAACATTCCCACCAGCTCTCGCACCAAGGTCAATCAGCGCTTCCGAAACTACGAATCAGACACAGATGCCGCTCGTCGCAAGTTGACCACTCTCTCCTCCGACCGCTCAGCACTCTTCGGATCGCGATACACAGATGACCCCGCTGGCTCATCAGACATCCACATGgagcagcgacagcagctACTCTCAGGGACCGACCGTCTTGATCGAAGCACACAGCGATTGAAAGCCAGCCAGGCCCTCGCCAACGAGACCGAAGCCATCGGCGCAGGCACCCTAGCAGACCTCAACAGGCAGCGAGAAACCATCGAGCATACTCGCGGTATAATGCTCGAGAGTGAGGGCTACGTGGACAGGAGCGTCAAGACACTCAGGGGCATGGCGCGTAG GATGGCTACAAATCGGATAATCACCATCTCTATCATCACTGTTTTGGTCATTCTTATTATTGCGGTCATCTTCAGCAAGTTCCGATGA